A portion of the Trichomycterus rosablanca isolate fTriRos1 chromosome 17, fTriRos1.hap1, whole genome shotgun sequence genome contains these proteins:
- the cbarpb gene encoding voltage-dependent calcium channel beta subunit-associated regulatory protein: protein MSNESAVWKNLTEPPTELPLGHGVQDGYVLQLVLLSIFLAVTLVLLSILLITCRRCWEGDRWYSRFIPCKRTSDDPEKTTTTSYTEESHPVPEITIRVDESDCLSAASFHDMETERFLSTGSTGRRVSFNEAALFDHSKKAQEKGRRYTLTEGDFHHLKNARLTHLHLPPAALKIVTIHECESSENSIAMTTRPVAKSSLSIFQPPMCTLPQTSLASLSPSSALPGDALNSTVDEGFRESPAALIPEQSRIGLTEVRGTNLRNGGSPGSGREIAPTLALGIPSSSGAPQSPMLHFFTKLRRHASLEGASPYLKIKRWKFDSSQRASSLDTRGSPKRRPFLRQRAASESMDEDEHGAHHIDLIQYIARTKDVAYCPPRLHPPPSTPPPSLGRLEVEVMVEPSCSRAMEPGVIGLTAKPQDEPSGTGCRWESTDPQSLYHDIWTLRASLEQYISSDQSSNNDKDSVHSDTDSVCSLRLRAEKSGWPSYPSQDLGDGLDGDTELSEDKGRGKSGKQDSMDSEKGSEGESSTRRLLQMDSGYASIEAPCRGPDEFRLLRSSSGSKDESAMERIHFFTCSGHKGTVCESFDTDILDEEIEDEPAGASGISDGVTKLDEATMVWMPYGQMFTQSEAQPRVSAMTCRDYSIDEKTDALFHEFLRHDPQYDQQESPVRTKHQSRVHLRKRWQRSKQYSDPGQRLHSSFDRYRTPLRRGETVNYPLESSYHSRLPRIVSSQDEDNSEAIPSLPDKADQSSAAAGEDTSSSKADQTKVSASTDTTGQSKDETGLASSTLPSVADSTTEQPEVFLEESGHVAPPAEQTEEDPPPQLSETGYGPQTITAELSDKLALNLEDRLYSGLRRTRERPEGVLTATHASPDHSPV, encoded by the exons ATGAGCAATGAGTCTGCCGTCTGGAAAAACCTAACAGAACCCCCCACG GAGCTCCCTCTGGGACACGGGGTGCAGGATGGCTACGTCCTCCAGCTTGTGCTCCTGTCCATCTTCCTTGCCGTGACTCTGGTCCTGTTGTCTATCCTGCTGATTACCTGCCGCCGCTGCTGGGAGGGGGACCGGTGGTATTCTAG GTTCATTCCATGTAAAAGGACCAGTGATGATCCAGAGAAAACCACCACCACCTCATATACCGAGGAGTCGCACCCAGTGCCTG AAATCACAATCCGTGTGGACGAATCAGACTGTTTGTCAGCAGCCAGCTTCCATGACATGGAGACAGAGCGCTTCCTGTCCACTGGGAGCACAGGCCGTCGAGTCTCCTTTAATGAGGCGGCCCTCTTCGaccacagcaagaaggctcAGGAAAAGGGTCGAAG ATACACACTCACTGAGGGGGACTTCCATCACCTGAAGAATGCACGGCTCACCCACCTCCACCTCCCACCAGCCGCCCTGAAGATTGTCACCATCCACGAGTGTGAGTCATCAGAGAACAGCATCGCCATGACAACACGACCTGTCGCTAAATCCAGCCTCTCCATCTTTCAG CCTCCCATGTGCACACTGCCACAGACATCCCTCGCAAGTCTCAGTCCAAGTTCAGCTCTGCCTGGTGATGCTCTCAACTCCACTGTGGATGAGGGCTTTCGTGAAAGTCCAGCAGCTCTCATCCCGGAGCAATCACGAATCGGCCTG ACAGAAGTGAGAGGTACCAACTTGAGAAATGGGGGCAGCCCAGGCAGTGGGCGAGAGATAGCACCCACCTTGGCTTTGGGCATCCCTTCCTCAAGTGGTGCACCTCAGAGTCCAATGCTGCACTTCTTCACCAAGCTGCGACGACATGCAAGTCTGGAGGGAGCCAGTCCCTACTTAAAGATCAAGAGATGGAAGTTTGATAGCAGCCAGAGGGCCTCCAGTCTCGACACCAGAG GTTCCCCCAAGCGGAGGCCGTTCCTGAGGCAGCGAGCAGCCAGCGAGAGCATGGATGAGGACGAGCACGGTGCCCATCACATCGACCTCATCCAGTACATCGCCCGCACCAAGGATGTTGCTTACTGCCCACCACGTCTACACCCCCCCCCATCCACACCCCCACCATCCCTCGGCAG GTTAGAGGTGGAGGTGATGGTGGAGCCGAGCTGCAGCAGAGCAATGGAACCCGGGGTGATTGGCCTAACTGCTAAGCCACAAGATGAGCCCTCTGGTACAGGCTGTCGTTGGGAGAGTACAGACCCTCAGAGCCTTTATCATGACATCTGGACCCTGCGTGCATCCCTGGAGCAGTAtatctcatctgaccagagtaGTAACAATGACAAAGATTCAGTGCACAGCGACACGGACAGTGTGTGCTCACTCAGACTTAGGGCGGAGAAGAGTGGGTGGCCCAGCTACCCATCTCAGGACCTTGGGGATGGGTTAGATGGGGATACAGAGCTATCTGAGGATAAAGGTAGGGGTAAAAGTGGGAAGCAAGACAGCATGGACTCAGAGAAGGGAAGCGAGGGTGAATCAAGCACACGGAGGCTTCTGCAGATGGATAGTGGCTATGCATCTATAGAAGCCCCTTGTCGTGGCCCAGATGAGTTCCGGCTGTTACGGAGTAGCAGCGGAAGCAAAGATGAATCAGCCATGGAGCGCATACACTTCTTTACTTGCTCAGGACACAAAGGGACTGTTTGTGAAAGCTTTGACACAGACATCCTTGATGAAGAAATAGAAGATGAACCTGCAGGAGCTAGTGGCATTAGCGATGGTGTGACGAAATTGGATGAGGCCACTATGGTATGGATGCCCTATGGGCAGATGTTCACTCAGTCCGAAGCTCAGCCACGCGTGTCTGCCATGACTTGCCGGGACTATAGCATAGATGAGAAAACAGATGCACTCTTCCATGAATTCTTGCGCCATGATCCCCAGTATGACCAGCAGGAGTCACCAGTGAGAACGAAGCACCAGTCCCGGGTGCATCTGCGCAAACGGTGGCAGCGATCCAAGCAGTATAGTGACCCTGGCCAGCGCTTGCACTCATCCTTTGATCGCTACCGCACCCCGCTCCGCCGCGGAGAGACAGTAAACTACCCTCTAGAAAGTAGTTATCACAGCCGGCTCCCCAGAATTGTCAGTAGTCAAGATGAGGACAACAGTGAAGCGATTCCCAGCCTTCCTGACAAAGCTGATCAGAGCTCAGCAGCTGCTGGTGAGGATACGTCATCTTCAAAGGCTGACCAGACAAAGGTCTCTGCAAGCACTGATACCACTGGACAGTCGAAGGATGAGACAGGACTTGCGTCATCCACACTCCCTTCTGTAGCTGATTCTACTACAGAGCAACCAGAAGTCTTTTTAGAGGAGTCTGGACACGTGGCCCCACCTGCTGAGCAAACTGAAGAGGATCCACCTCCGCAGTTATCTGAAACTGGCTATGGTCCTCAGACCATCACAGCCGAGCTGAGCGATAAACTTGCCTTGAACCTCGAGGATCGTCTGTACTCGGGCCTTCGGAGGACCAGGGAGCGACCTGAGGGTGTTCTGACCGCCACGCATGCCTCGCCCGACCACAGCCCAGTGTAG
- the fstl3 gene encoding follistatin-related protein 3, producing the protein MNWLFALHCLMLIVLCETISKHRANAGMCWLQQGQDQRCDMVLMRGVTKEECCAGGRLDTAWSNSSLPINEVSLLGFLGIVPCKPCKGGKTCEGVKCGPGKICRMKGGRPQCICSPDCSNLSRKHAVCGSDGNTYKDECALLMARCRGHPDLEIMYQGECKKSCSNVVCPGTHTCVTDQTNSAHCVMCRTALCPMPMFTDQTICGNNNITYPSACHLRRATCFFGRSIGVRHYGHCRSKEGSEENSLF; encoded by the exons ATGAACTGGCTGTTTGCTCTCCACTGTCTCATGCTCATCGTTCTGTGTGAGACCATCTCCAAACACCGAGCTAACG CGGGCATGTGCTGGCTACAGCAGGGCCAGGATCAGCGCTGCGACATGGTTCTAATGCGTGGTGTGACCAAGGAGGAGTGCTGCGCTGGAGGCCGTTTGGACACAGCTTGGTCAAATAGCAGCCTGCCCATCAACGAGGTCAGTCTGCTGGGCTTCCTGGGCATCGTGCCCTGCAAACCCTGCAAAG GTGGGA AGACATGTGAAGGGGTAAAGTGTGGCCCTGGGAAGATTTGTAGGATGAAGGGTGGCCGACCTCAGTGCATCTGCTCTCCAGACTGTTCTAATCTATCCAGAAAGCATGCTGTCTGTGGGAGTGACGGCAACACATACAAGGATGAGTGTGCCCTGCTGATGGCTCGTTGCAGAGGGCACCCCGACCTTGAAATAATGTACCAAGGGGAGTGCAAAA AGTCTTGCTCCAATGTTGTGTGCCCTGGTACTCACACCTGCGTGACAGACCAAACCAACAGCGCCCACTGCGTGATGTGCCGTACAGCTCTGTGCCCAATGCCCATGTTCACCGATCAGACCATCTGTGGAAACAACAACATCACCTATCCCAGCGCCTGCCATTTGCGCCGTGCCACCTGCTTCTTTGGCCGTTCCATAGGAGTGCGTCATTACGGCCATTGCAGGA